Proteins encoded in a region of the Candidatus Neptunochlamydia vexilliferae genome:
- a CDS encoding SAM-dependent methyltransferase, whose protein sequence is MDNGLYLLPNFLGEELEPQAFFPRAVEEVVPTLDGLIAESEKGARRFLKQFHPSFREVPILLLNEHTDTIDTLLAPLQKGERWGLISDAGLPVLADPGARLIRRLHSLNIPVQTFPGPSSLIYALQLSGLSAQNFTFHGYPPRDLKALKEKLRTLPKNQTHLFIEAPYRTDKFLQTLIGGLQDETDLSVAWNLTLPTQGVRTDKIAKWKKKGLSLGKVPAVFVIASVHDNFLKVKGKRGKTRFS, encoded by the coding sequence ATGGATAACGGACTCTACTTACTTCCTAACTTTTTGGGGGAGGAGCTCGAACCACAAGCCTTTTTTCCCCGCGCTGTCGAGGAGGTGGTCCCCACTCTCGATGGGCTGATCGCTGAAAGTGAGAAGGGGGCACGCCGTTTTCTTAAACAGTTTCACCCCTCCTTCCGCGAGGTGCCGATCCTCCTTCTTAACGAACACACCGATACAATCGACACCCTCCTCGCCCCCCTCCAAAAAGGGGAGCGGTGGGGGCTTATTTCCGACGCAGGATTGCCCGTCCTTGCAGACCCAGGCGCCCGCCTGATCCGCCGCCTCCACTCCCTTAACATCCCCGTCCAGACCTTCCCGGGCCCTTCCTCTCTCATCTATGCCCTCCAGCTCTCTGGCCTTTCCGCCCAAAACTTCACCTTCCATGGCTATCCCCCCCGCGACCTCAAAGCGCTTAAGGAAAAACTTCGCACCCTTCCCAAAAATCAGACCCATCTCTTTATCGAAGCGCCCTACCGGACCGACAAATTTCTCCAAACGCTCATCGGGGGACTTCAAGATGAAACCGACCTTTCGGTTGCCTGGAACCTCACCCTCCCCACCCAAGGAGTCCGCACCGACAAGATCGCCAAGTGGAAGAAAAAAGGACTTTCCCTAGGAAAGGTTCCTGCTGTCTTTGTCATAGCCTCAGTACACGACAATTTTTTGAAGGTGAAGGGCAAGCGAGGCAAAACCAGATTTTCTTGA